One window from the genome of Cucumis melo cultivar AY chromosome 10, USDA_Cmelo_AY_1.0, whole genome shotgun sequence encodes:
- the LOC103489111 gene encoding sphinganine C4-monooxygenase 2, with protein MGIVISDQILGTFVPIVVYWLYSGLYILLGSFENYRLHSKKDELEKNLVSKSTVVRGVFLQQIIQAIVAILLFKVTETDGEVATGPKSWLTIAVQFIVAMLVLDTWQYFIHRYMHQNKFLYKHVHSQHHRLVVPYAFGALYNHPLEGLLLDTIGGALSFLVSGMSPRVAIFFFSFATIKTVDDHCGLWLPGNLFHVFFRNNSAYHDVHHQLYGSKYNFSQPFFVTWDRIFGTYMPYSLEKRAGGGFEARVKED; from the exons ATGGGTATTGTAATCTCTGATCAAATTTTGGGTACTTTTGTACCAATTGTGGTTTATTGGCTATATTCTGGGCTTTATATTCTTCTTGGCTCATTTGAGAACTACCGATTACACTCTAAGAAAGATGAGCTGGAGAAGAACTTAGTGTCTAAAAGCACTGTGGTTAGAGGCGTTTTCCTTCAACAGATTATTCAGGCAATCGTTGCAATCCTCTTGTTTAAG GTAACTGAAACTGATGGGGAGGTTGCTACAGGTCCAAAATCTTGGCTAACAATCGCAGTTCAGTTTATTGTGGCGATGCTCGTGTTGGACACTTGGCAATATTTCATTCATAGATACATGCATCAGAACAAGTTTCTATACAAGCACGTCCATTCCCAGCATCACCGTTTGGTTGTACCTTATGCATTTGGAGCTTTATACAATCATCCGTTGGAGGGTCTTCTCCTTGACACAATCGGCGGGGCTTTATCTTTTCTTGTTTCTGGGATGTCGCCTCGAGTTgccatctttttcttttcctttgccACCATCAAGACAGTGGATGACCATTGTGGATTATGGCTTCCTGGGAACCTTTTCCACGTGTTCTTCAGAAACAATTCTGCATATCATGATGTCCACCACCAGCTATATGGCAGTAAGTATAACTTCTCACAGCCATTTTTTGTTACGTGGGATAGAATATTTGGCACCTACATGCCTTACTCATTAGAGAAGAGAGCAGGGGGTGGTTTCGAAGCGCGAGTTAAGGAAGATTAG
- the LOC103489108 gene encoding uncharacterized protein LOC103489108 isoform X2, with protein MKMVKEVFVDPSRDESLIFELLDFKHDVGDNGSAVWFLQDLATEQDAEGSMVIEQSGVIEAPGLCYGNIPTVATTAVGQMAISKGRQGREAQNIVRVYLANLRLKGVGTDVLISAYEPIVINPLSESASSVGSGLATPASHSGYIPMPEVFKLAVSSFKVCDWSLFGAPA; from the exons ATGAAGATGGTTAAG GAAGTGTTTGTGGATCCATCTCGGGATGAAAGCTTGATCTTTGAGCTTCTAGATTTTAAGCATGATGTTGGTGACAATGGAAGTGCTGTTTGGTTCCTTCAAGACCTTGCCACTGAGCAGGATGCTGAGGGAAGCATG GTGATTGAGCAATCTGGGGTGATCGAGGCACCTGGACTGTGTTATGGAAATATACCTACTGTAGCTACAACTGCCGTTGGCCAAATG GCAATTTCAAAGGGCCGGCAAGGAAGAGAAGCTCAAAATATTGTCAGG GTTTATTTGGCAAATCTACGTCTCAAGGGAGTTGGTACAGATGTGCTAATCTCTGCATATGAACCCATTGTCATAAA TCCTTTGAGCGAAAGTGCTAGCTCTGTCGGCTCTGGTTTGGCCACTCCTGCCTCACACTCAGGTTACATTCCAATGCCTGAGGTATTCAAGCTTGCAGTCTCTAGCTTTAAAGTATGTGACTGGAGCCTTTTCGGTGCGCCTGCCTAA
- the LOC103489108 gene encoding uncharacterized protein LOC103489108 isoform X1 yields the protein MSADFSTERPLFGGAIVSTFPLRFQDVSNVRQVPDHQEVFVDPSRDESLIFELLDFKHDVGDNGSAVWFLQDLATEQDAEGSMVIEQSGVIEAPGLCYGNIPTVATTAVGQMAISKGRQGREAQNIVRVYLANLRLKGVGTDVLISAYEPIVINPLSESASSVGSGLATPASHSGYIPMPEVFKLAVSSFKVCDWSLFGAPA from the exons ATGTCGGCAGATTTCTCTACAGAGCGTCCTCTGTTCGGCGGCGCTATAGTTAGCACATTTCCTCTTAGATTCCAG GATGTGAGCAACGTTCGACAAGTTCCTGATCATCAG GAAGTGTTTGTGGATCCATCTCGGGATGAAAGCTTGATCTTTGAGCTTCTAGATTTTAAGCATGATGTTGGTGACAATGGAAGTGCTGTTTGGTTCCTTCAAGACCTTGCCACTGAGCAGGATGCTGAGGGAAGCATG GTGATTGAGCAATCTGGGGTGATCGAGGCACCTGGACTGTGTTATGGAAATATACCTACTGTAGCTACAACTGCCGTTGGCCAAATG GCAATTTCAAAGGGCCGGCAAGGAAGAGAAGCTCAAAATATTGTCAGG GTTTATTTGGCAAATCTACGTCTCAAGGGAGTTGGTACAGATGTGCTAATCTCTGCATATGAACCCATTGTCATAAA TCCTTTGAGCGAAAGTGCTAGCTCTGTCGGCTCTGGTTTGGCCACTCCTGCCTCACACTCAGGTTACATTCCAATGCCTGAGGTATTCAAGCTTGCAGTCTCTAGCTTTAAAGTATGTGACTGGAGCCTTTTCGGTGCGCCTGCCTAA